The Alnus glutinosa chromosome 3, dhAlnGlut1.1, whole genome shotgun sequence nucleotide sequence CAGAAAACTTAAACTACCCAACCGGACATGTCAGCATAACAATTACTTGAAGGATATCAAGATTGTAGCTTTAAGAAGAACTATTCCACTCGTGATTTCAAGTACAGAGCTTGACTGAGGCCATAACCTGCCGAGTGCCGACTATCTCCACTTATTTTGCAAGTATCCATCGACCGAACTGAGCCGTTCAATCAAACTGCATTATCAACGTGTGTGATAATTGTGCATTGATTCCTACATATAATTGTTTTGTGCACGAAATCTACGGTCTATTGTGTGACTTAGCTTATCAATTCCCATGTAATAATGGCACCGCGAGTGTAAAGCAGATTGGAAGTGGAGGGTGGAAAAAGACTGGAAAAAAGGCTAACCCATTCCTCCAAAGTCCAACCACGCCCACGGTATCAAGCTAATTTTCTTGACAAATTTTCCACCATGTATGCCAAATTGCCTTTTAATCCCACCAACTCTCCAAGCTATGTACCCAGTGCACTTGAATCCATTAGGTAGACTGTTACCATCTTTTACCTCTTCTATATAATTTAAGTGTAATCTTAATTATGAACATATAAGatcttgtatatttttttgtatcTTTCTGGTAAGCCAGACTTTAAGAATGAATTTTACATAAAATTTAtctcatttggtatcagagtcagCCACCACATTAAATATGGAATCGAACGCAGCTCATCgaacatacaattaaataagtTGCAACTTTGTGATTAAGTTACGGAAAGGATAACctataaattgaattaaaatatattattaagtcattaaatactaataaataAGTAGagttttagtataaaaataataataataataaaatcgaGTTGTAGTCTATCCAATCCCTCGTGCATGTCACTTCCATACAATGACGTTTCAACGATTTTAGCATAATGTTCGCGTAGTGCCCAACAAAAAAGGCAGTGCGGAGCTACTCAGGAGGTTGGAGTGCCATCCTTATTCCTTTCTGATCCATTTATGGAGTAGAGATAGAAAATAAATCCTTCTAGTGATGTGATGTTTAACCAACAATCTCAAGCCTTATGGTTTCGGTCGGTAAGGAGATATAGCAAGAATTCAACTTATCCCTCTATTGATAcggaaataaataattaaggcTCATCaattaaaatgctataaaaGTCTAGAGCCATCTGCCCATTAGACTGCtaaatattgaattaaatattatttagttttATGAACTAAAAGTTGTTTGTGATGTAGCATCATGAATTGACAACTCACATGATATGGTCTTCTAAACTACCAATTTGAGATGATTTAGACATTCCGTTAGGagattttatctttttagaCGGAAGACTGGTCACGCGGGTAGCATGTGACAAATTTGATCAAATTCCACCCAAAACGGGGTCAAGGGAGGTACGTGGCCACCCTCGTGTGCTAGGGGTGGTTGCGAGTCACCCAGAGATGGCTTGCCACATATGGGGGTAGCCCACAGGCCACCTCCAACccccttgcttttatttttatttttaaaaaataaaaataaaattagcttttaatttttagttttcctatattatatttttaatatgttaatatatttttttattaagagtgacacatatCATCATTATATTGGTAATGACGAGATACACTAACAGAATCCGTTAAGTGTTTTCATTGATATTGACTAcagggactaaattgttattttggcctaccccGATAacattgaaattattttttatacctcaagaagttatttgtaatttatgccaactacaaatattgattttgcatttatctcaaaaattaattttttaattcgttaagtttttaattttttattttttattaaaaaaaaaagtgacgtGCCATTATTCTATCGGTGACGACACGTTGTGTTTAATGACAGTGGACTATGACCTGTATGTTTTTGGTTGCTgtaattctttttgttgtttggtttATGTAAGTTAAGGCAACTttgtaattgtatttttttttttggtttctgtaAGTTTATGTAATTAACTGTCTGCAAATTAAGAATATCTCACAATTTGTAACATACTAGGATAGTGATTGCAATCCCAATTTAATGATATCATCATATTACTAACATTAATTTGATCAAAAGCTTTATATTACTAATCcccttttctttaatttcctaTTTCTCTTTGTATCCTGAGTTCTGTACAATGTTTGACCCAAAATGGCAGTTCTGTTGAGAATCCATCTGGCTTTGAAGGTGTACAATACAAAGGAGACAGATATAATCAAACCATGCACATCCATTCCAAGCCTGAGCCGAGTCCCTCAGACCTTACAAAAACCCAGAACAGGATTCATCACGCCATTCAGTCAATCAGAAAAGCAATCTTCAAAGCAAGGGAAAAGGCTGGGCAACAAACTCTTACGCTTATTGCCCTTTTCTTCATACTTCTTTATCGAATGGCCAGTGCTTGCAGGCTCTACCTTCTTGCTGCTCTTGCGATCTTCAATCTCAACCACCTTGGGAGGCTTGGCTAGCGTCAAGCAAAAGCTGTGGAGGAAGTCTGTGATTTCCATGAATTCCGGCCGGCATTTCGGGTCTTCTGCCCAACAAGACTCTAAGAGGGGGATAAGAGCTTTTGGAACGTCCTGCACGCTAGGCCTTTCATTCTGAGAGTAAGAGTCAAAGTCAATCAAATGTCGTAACATAGTCAAGCAATCAACAGATATTTGCTTCAATAGCAAAGCATAAATGACTCCAAAACATTATTTTCATGTTATACTTGGACAGTCCGGAAACAAGAGCAGTTTCTATTAGTCCAGAAATTTTGGCATATTACATGGAATTCCACTGTAATAATTCATGGAGGTTGGCAGAAGTTTAAGAAAGAAATAGCATGTGAATGGGCAAAAAATTTATGACATACATTTGCTGTCGCATATGCAACCATTACGTTATTCCTTCCCTTGAATGGAGTTTTGTTTGTGAGCAACTCCCAGAGAACTATTGAGAAGCTGTACACATCTACCTTGTGATCATAGTGTTTCATTGCTCCACTTGGAAGAGGGTCTAGGCTGAATAGCTGTTTCAGAAAAAGGAAAACCTAGACGTAATTGGATATTTTGTGGCAACAGAAATTGCTGaaccagggaaaaaaaaaattacctcaGGAGCCATCCATCTAAAGGTACCAGCCTCAATAGTCATTTTGCCGGATATCTCCTCTCTAGCTACCCCAAAGTCAGCCAGCTTAATTTGTTTCTTGTCCTCAGTGAGAAGTAGATTGCCTGGAGTAAACATAAAGAGTTTCTATGAGGAGTAAATTTTCTGTAATAAacacagaaaaaaataaaaaaaaatctgtaatAAACAATGTTTGAACCATTTCGACAATTGCTGAACGACTAAAATTGAGGTTGTCAAGCATATagtaataacaacaacaacaagaacaacatttttgataagtaacaacAAGAACAACATTGGCGACAGTACAATAGTAACAAAAACATCATAAACAGAATGAAACTACGATTATGTCCTAGTAAATGTTGGAAATCAACAATTGTAAAATCCTTAATTACATTCATTCATGAGCTAATTACTTTAAATAAAATGTTACAAAGTCCCTCTCATTCACAAATTTTCAGCTACTTTTGCTTAGCCTTACAGGATAAGGACACAAGAGCGTCATCCAAACAGCAAGTATATTTTGTTTCCATGAACAGAAAGGGTATCTTTTAAAACCAAATTGGTTTCCCTGCCTGACCAGATTGCTTCTCATTGAAATGCACCAAAACCATTTgaatgagaagaaaataaattactGGGCTTCAGATCACGGTGGATGATGCCATTTGCATGCAAGTATTCCATCGCTCGTGATATATCCAGTGCGAAACTCATAGAAAGCTTCAGATCAAGAATATTTGGACGGATGCTCAACA carries:
- the LOC133864486 gene encoding serine/threonine-protein kinase STY13-like, which codes for MQQIQYQGGGEEEEEEVSAMAEHVVPISNELSLAHINAYFGLTNYEENDGSGNEFIFEIDRSLLIDPRGITFGREIGEGPYSIVYEGLYKSKVVAVKVIQPSRTSDASPESKEKFQREVTLLSRVKHENIVKFIGASVEPSMVIITELMRGGTLHKYLLSIRPNILDLKLSMSFALDISRAMEYLHANGIIHRDLKPSNLLLTEDKKQIKLADFGVAREEISGKMTIEAGTFRWMAPELFSLDPLPSGAMKHYDHKVDVYSFSIVLWELLTNKTPFKGRNNVMVAYATANNERPSVQDVPKALIPLLESCWAEDPKCRPEFMEITDFLHSFCLTLAKPPKVVEIEDRKSSKKVEPASTGHSIKKYEEKGNKRKSLLPSLFPCFEDCFSD